The window GCCTGGGCGGGGCATAGGGTCGTCGTGTTCGAAGGAGAGGTCCGCAACGTGAAGCTCACGACCGCAGAGCAATTCGACGACGACCTGCTCCGGCGCGCCGGCGCCGAGTTCCTGGCCCGCGGCGACCTCCGCACCGGCACAGGCTTCGACGTCCACGCCTTCGCGGAAGGCGACCATGTGACGATCGGCGGCGTGAAGGTCCCGCACGGCTTCGGCCTGTCCGGCCATTCCGACGCCGACGTCGTGCTGCACGCGCTGACCGACGCGGTGCTCGGCGCGCTCGGCGACGGCGACATCGGCGCCCATTTCCCGCCGTCGGACCCGACCTGGAAGGGCGCCGACTCCGCGCAGTTTTTGGAGGACGCCGTGGCGCGCGTCAGAGCGGCTGGCGGCGTCATCGCCCATCTCGACGTGACGGTCATCGGCGAAGCGCCCAAGGTCGGGCCGCACCGGGAGGCCATGCGGGCGCGCATCGCCGAGATCGCAGGCGTCGCCGTGGGCCGCGTCGGGGTCAAGGCGACCACGACCGAGCGGCTCGGTTTCGCGGGTCGCCGCGAAGGCCTCGCCGCCATGGCCTCGGCCACGATCCGACTGCCCTTCCGGGAGGACCTGGCATGAACCCGACCCTCTACGATCTCACCGAGGAGACGCTGCGCCTCGCCCGCGGCGCGGGCCTCACCATCGCGACCGCCGAATCCTGCACCGGCGGGCTGGTGGCCGCGGCGCTGACCGAAGTGCCGGGTTCGTCCGACGTGGTTGACCGCGGCTTCGTGACCTATTCGAACGCGGCGAAGACGGCGCTGGTCGGCGTGTCCGAGGAGTTGCTCGCCGCGCATGGCGCTGTCAGCGAGCCCGTCGCCCGCGCCATGGCCGAGGGCGCTCTTGCGGCCGCCGGCGTAAGCTTAACGGTCGCGATCACCGGCGTCGCAGGCCCCGGCGGCGGGTCGGAGGACAAGCCCGTCGGGCTGGTGCATTTCGCGGCGGCGCGCGCCGGCCGTCCGACCCTGCACCGCGAGCGCCGCTTCGGCGACCTCGGCCGCGCCGAGATCCGTCGTCGGTCCGTGATCGAGGCGCTGGCGATGCTGCAGGAGGCCGCGGGCGCGATCGCAGCGGCGTGACGCCGCCGCCGTCGCTCCGGGCAAAGTCCCGGAGCCTATAAGCCCGCCGCCAACAAGGCGCGACACACCTCACCGATGATCGTCATCCGCGGGCTTATAGGCTCCGGCATTTCGCTGCGCTTCAGCCGGAGCGACAGCGCCCCCTCAATCCACCCGCTTCATGCCCTTGGCGAAGCGGCGGGCGTTGGCGACGTAGCGCCCGGAGGTGCCGAGCAACTTGATCTCCCACTCCGGCCCGAGCGTCTTCACGACCTTGGCCGGCGACCCGACGATCATCGAGAAATCCGGAAACTCCTTGCCCTCGGTCACGAGCGCGTTGGCGCCGACGAGGCAGGACTTTCCGATCTTCGCGCCGTTCAGCACGGTCGCGCCCATGCCGATCAGGCTTCCGGCCCCGATGGTGCAGCCGTGCAGGATCGCGCCGTGGCCGACCGTGCAGTCCGGCCCGATGTCGAGCGGAAAGCCGGGGTCGGTGTGGAGGATGCAGCCGTCCTGGACGTTGGAGCGGGCGCCGACGGTGATCGTCTCGTTGTCGCCGCGCATCACGGTTCCGAACCAGATGTTGGCGTCCTCCTCGAGCACGATCTTGCCCACGAGCACCGCCGTCTCCGCCACCCAGTACCGGCCGTTGGCGGGCGTCTGGGGGCGTTCGCCGTCGAGTTCGTACAGGGCCATGACCGGCTCCCCTTTTCCAAACGTCACATGCCCAGCGCCGCCGCCCCCGAGAGCGCGACGGAGCCGAGCGCGAGGCTCCACAGGCCGGCGAGCACCGTGCCTATGGCCACCCCGATCGCCGACCGTCGGCGGGCGCGAAGGGCGATCAGGTTGCGCGCCATCATGTACGGCGCGGCGACGGTCACAAGCGGCACCGCGACCACGGCCGTCGAATCCGGCGAGCGCAGCAGCCGAAAACTCGCCCGACGCGCGGTCGCCGCCTCGAAGGCGGAGGCCGCGAGCGCCGACAGGGCGAAGCCAAGGCAGAGAGTGAACAGGCTGGCGACGAAGGGCGACATGGGCCTCTCCCGACGACGGCGGGGGCCGCCGTCCGAAGCATGACGCCAGCAACATCCGGGCCGTCCCTGATTGGGACGCGACCCGGCCGACCTCACTCGAGGTCGGTCTCCAGGATCGCCATCTGGAAATTGTAGGACAGGTCGCCGTCCTCGTCGTCGCGGAACACGACGCCAATGAACTCCTCGCCGAGATAGACCTCGGCGCTGTCGTCCTTGCGCGGGCGCGCCACGACGCGGACCGTCTGGTTCTGGAACAGGCGGCGCATGTAGCTCTGCACGCGCTCGATTTCGCGCTTTTCCAACGTCACCTCCCAGAGTGGACTGGCTTGACGCGCCGACGCGGAAGGCCGGCGCGAGAGGCCGCACGCCTTGCCACGGGCGGCGGCGGGAGGCAAGGCGGCGCGAGCGACGACCGCGTCAGAGACCGGCGTCGTAGAAGATGTGGTCCATGGTCCGCGACGGCTCCTTGCAGGGCGACGCGCCGACCACGCGAGCGGGGACGCCGGCGACGGTGGTGTTGGCCGGCACGTCCTGCAGCACGACGGAGCCCGCCGCGACGCGCGAGCAATGGCCGACCTCGATGTTGCCGAGGATCTTCGCGCCGGCGCCGATCAGCACGCCGTGGCGGATCTTCGGGTGCCGGTCTTCCGTGCTCTTGCCCGTGCCGCCCAGCGTCACGCCGTGCAGGATCGACACGTTGTCCTCGATCACCGCCGTCTCGCCGATCACGACGCCGGTGGCGTGGTCGAAGAAAAGGCCCCGGCCGATGCGGGTCGCCGGATGGATGTCGACCTGGAAGATCGACGACGAGCGACTCTGCAGATAGAGCGCGAAGTCATGCCGCCCCTGCGTCCAGAGCCAGTGCGCGAGCCGGTGCGTCTGGATCGCGTGGAAACCCTTGAAGTGGAGCAGCGGCTCCAGCGCGCGAGTGCAGGCCGGATCGCGCTCGACGACGGCCGCAAGGTCGGCGCGCACCGCCGCGCCGATCGTGGGATCGGCGGCGACGGCCTCGTCGTAGGTCTGGGAGATCATGGAGGACGACAGGTCCTCATGGCCGAGGCGCGAAGCGATGCGGTGGCCGATCGCCTGCTCCAGCTTTTCCTGATTGATCACCGTCGCGATCAGGAAGCTCGCAAGCTCCGGCTCCCGACGCAGAGCCTCCTCGGCCTCGGAGCGCACACGCGCCCAGACGGGATCGAGGGTGAGCAGGTTATGGCTCTCGGCGCGCGCGAGCTTGGCCATGGCGTAAAACTCCGGGGGACCGTCGTTCCGTATCGCGGTTCTCTACCACACATGGTCTCGGCGCGCGCTGAAGAAAGGGCGCGCCGCCCATGCGCCTCAGGGGCGCCTCGACAGGAAGTCGACCACGCCCTGCTTGTAGACCTTGTCGCCGACCGCGCGGTTGTGGTCCCGGCGCGGGATTTCGAGCACCTCCGCGCCGGGGATCAGCCTGGCGAGCGCGTGCGGATCGCCCGCGACGTCGTCCTCGGTCCCGACCGCGATCAGCACCGGCGTGGTGATGGTCCCGAGCTTCTCCGGGTCGACCAGCGAACGCTGCGCCCGCATGCAGGCGGCGAGCGCGCGGCGATCCGCTTTGGTCGCCTCCGCGAAGCGCCGGAACATCTTGGCGGTGGGGTTCACGATGTCGTCGACGCTGTCGGCGAGCAGGCCTTCGGCGATTTCGTCCGCCGAGGGCGCGCCGCGCAGAAGCCCCTCCCCCATGCCGCCGATGATCGCGCTCCGCAGCCGCTCCCGGTTCCGGATCGCCATCAGCGAGGTGACGCGGGCGCCCATGGAGTAGCCCATGACGTCCGCGCGGGCGATGTCGAGATGGTCGAGCAGCCGCAGCGCGTCCTCCGCCATCAGGTCGGAGCTGTAGAACGCCGGGTCGTAGAGCTTCTCGCTC is drawn from Methylopila sp. 73B and contains these coding sequences:
- a CDS encoding bifunctional 2-C-methyl-D-erythritol 4-phosphate cytidylyltransferase/2-C-methyl-D-erythritol 2,4-cyclodiphosphate synthase, with product MALSTDSSGRTVALICAAGGGLRAGAGAPKQYRLLGGEPMLAVAARLFLDHPDVAELRVIIGPGHDDHYYEAMAPWLGHPKLGEPVLGGATRQASVHAGLQALDRDVDVVLVHDAARPFASAALVARAIAAGRAHGGAVPGVAVVDTVCAVAADGERGATIDRAGARALQTPQAFRHAPLLAAHARAAAECREDFTDDGALYAWAGHRVVVFEGEVRNVKLTTAEQFDDDLLRRAGAEFLARGDLRTGTGFDVHAFAEGDHVTIGGVKVPHGFGLSGHSDADVVLHALTDAVLGALGDGDIGAHFPPSDPTWKGADSAQFLEDAVARVRAAGGVIAHLDVTVIGEAPKVGPHREAMRARIAEIAGVAVGRVGVKATTTERLGFAGRREGLAAMASATIRLPFREDLA
- a CDS encoding CinA family protein, translating into MNPTLYDLTEETLRLARGAGLTIATAESCTGGLVAAALTEVPGSSDVVDRGFVTYSNAAKTALVGVSEELLAAHGAVSEPVARAMAEGALAAAGVSLTVAITGVAGPGGGSEDKPVGLVHFAAARAGRPTLHRERRFGDLGRAEIRRRSVIEALAMLQEAAGAIAAA
- a CDS encoding gamma carbonic anhydrase family protein; translated protein: MALYELDGERPQTPANGRYWVAETAVLVGKIVLEEDANIWFGTVMRGDNETITVGARSNVQDGCILHTDPGFPLDIGPDCTVGHGAILHGCTIGAGSLIGMGATVLNGAKIGKSCLVGANALVTEGKEFPDFSMIVGSPAKVVKTLGPEWEIKLLGTSGRYVANARRFAKGMKRVD
- a CDS encoding DUF3126 family protein; protein product: MEKREIERVQSYMRRLFQNQTVRVVARPRKDDSAEVYLGEEFIGVVFRDDEDGDLSYNFQMAILETDLE
- the cysE gene encoding serine O-acetyltransferase produces the protein MAKLARAESHNLLTLDPVWARVRSEAEEALRREPELASFLIATVINQEKLEQAIGHRIASRLGHEDLSSSMISQTYDEAVAADPTIGAAVRADLAAVVERDPACTRALEPLLHFKGFHAIQTHRLAHWLWTQGRHDFALYLQSRSSSIFQVDIHPATRIGRGLFFDHATGVVIGETAVIEDNVSILHGVTLGGTGKSTEDRHPKIRHGVLIGAGAKILGNIEVGHCSRVAAGSVVLQDVPANTTVAGVPARVVGASPCKEPSRTMDHIFYDAGL
- a CDS encoding alpha/beta fold hydrolase, which gives rise to MPTFSSDGLDLAYRDEGEGDPILLIHGFASNLDVNWVGPGWFDLLKADGRRVIAIDNRGHGASEKLYDPAFYSSDLMAEDALRLLDHLDIARADVMGYSMGARVTSLMAIRNRERLRSAIIGGMGEGLLRGAPSADEIAEGLLADSVDDIVNPTAKMFRRFAEATKADRRALAACMRAQRSLVDPEKLGTITTPVLIAVGTEDDVAGDPHALARLIPGAEVLEIPRRDHNRAVGDKVYKQGVVDFLSRRP